A single window of Polaribacter sp. SA4-10 DNA harbors:
- a CDS encoding low specificity L-threonine aldolase — MIIDLISDTVTRPTKGMMDAMMNAKVGDDVFKMDPTVNELQEKAARLFGMEDALFFPSGTMANQTAIKLHTQPGDKLFCDKWAHVYNYEGGGAAFNSGVTCSLIDGNRGMFTAEQLKKSVAGRSDIHVPYSRLVCMENTTNKGGGACWDFTELEKIKEVCKENHLAYHLDGARLFNALVAKNETAKQYGQLFDTISICLSKGLGAPIGSILLGSKEHIAKALRIRKLLGGAMRQVGFLAAAGIYALENQVERLAEDHQKAQLIGAVLSSCNYVTKVEEIETNIIIFYVDEKVGDMNFINKMKAKNILLTPMGDGKIRIVTHHDFTDVMLEKLLLELKNF, encoded by the coding sequence ATGATAATAGACCTAATTTCAGATACAGTAACCAGACCAACCAAAGGTATGATGGATGCAATGATGAATGCAAAAGTTGGTGATGATGTTTTTAAAATGGACCCAACAGTTAACGAATTGCAAGAAAAAGCAGCCAGGTTATTTGGAATGGAAGATGCCTTGTTTTTTCCTTCTGGAACCATGGCGAATCAAACGGCGATAAAACTACATACACAACCTGGTGATAAGTTATTTTGTGATAAATGGGCGCACGTTTACAATTATGAAGGTGGAGGAGCCGCTTTTAATTCTGGTGTTACTTGTAGCTTAATTGATGGAAATAGAGGAATGTTTACTGCAGAACAATTAAAAAAATCTGTTGCAGGAAGATCAGACATTCATGTTCCTTATTCTCGTTTAGTTTGTATGGAAAATACAACAAATAAAGGAGGAGGAGCTTGTTGGGATTTTACGGAATTAGAAAAGATTAAAGAAGTTTGTAAAGAGAATCATTTAGCATATCATTTAGACGGGGCAAGATTATTTAATGCATTGGTTGCTAAAAATGAAACAGCTAAACAATACGGACAATTATTTGATACAATTTCAATTTGTTTATCAAAAGGTTTAGGAGCGCCAATTGGCTCAATTTTATTAGGTTCTAAAGAACATATTGCAAAAGCGTTAAGAATTAGAAAATTGTTAGGCGGAGCAATGAGACAAGTTGGTTTTTTAGCAGCGGCAGGAATTTATGCTTTAGAAAATCAAGTTGAAAGATTGGCAGAAGATCACCAAAAAGCACAGTTAATTGGTGCCGTTTTATCTTCTTGTAATTATGTTACTAAAGTTGAAGAAATAGAAACTAATATTATTATCTTTTATGTTGATGAAAAAGTTGGAGACATGAATTTTATCAATAAAATGAAAGCAAAAAATATTTTATTAACACCAATGGGAGATGGGAAAATAAGAATTGTAACGCATCATGATTTCACAGATGTTATGTTAGAAAAACTATTATTAGAATTAAAAAATTTCTAG